From Lolium perenne isolate Kyuss_39 chromosome 5, Kyuss_2.0, whole genome shotgun sequence, a single genomic window includes:
- the LOC139831663 gene encoding uncharacterized protein — MIKELLRIGSQFVGYREYAARAEEKLSEANERVDALAQKLEQSEAARKKAELAASKAKAEVDEAKVKAASVEELQRRLKDAESALDEQKTAQTVREQEIIKRLKSQSRRTLTQTNQDFDLENPVNDPLLDALSLLEFHGREIREGVANASASLSALFPYFFPKKEEPSTFLALAKLFNSSEDTGLKMRRRI; from the exons atgatcaaagagcttcttcggatcgggtcccaatttgttgggtaccgtgaatatgccgccagagccgaag aaaaactttcagaggccaacgaacgtgtcgacgcacttgctcaaaaactcgagcaaagtgaggcggctcgcaagaaagctgaacttgctgctagcaaagccaaggccgaggttgatgaagccaaggtgaaagctgctagtgtcgaggaactgcaaagaaggctcaaagatgccgaatctgccttagatgagcagaaaactgcacaaactgtgcgtgaacaagagatcatcaagcgtctgaagtcgcaaagtcgacgtacgctga cccaaaccaaccaagattttgatctggagaatcccgtcaatgaccctctccttgatgcactttctcttctggagttccatgggcgcgaaattcgtgaaggcgtggccaatgccagtgcgagtttgtcggcgttgttcccctacttcttcccgaagaaagaggaaccttcgactttccttgcccttgccaagcttttcaattcgtcggaagacacgggattgaagatgcgtcggagaatatga